GATATCATTCAGGGGCTTGAATTCCGCTATATTGACCGGATGGAAACCCTGCTCGATTTGGTGCTTGAGCGTGAGGCCGTCGAACAGCCTGCCCTTAAGTTCAAAAAAATTGAAGAAAACGGGAAATTAGCGGGAACTAAACACCCTACCCCCTAAGTTATCTTACCGTAACTTTACAAAACCCGTTTATTGGTACATTGAAGGATACATAAGCACATACAAAGGCTTCGGGCTGAGACCCCGAAGCTTTTTTTTTGACTTAATACTAATATAAAAGTTTGGTATTAGAAAGCAATGGGGGTTTCATGAATTTATTTTCTTTGTTTGCCGGGATTGGGCTACATTGCTTTGAACCCGCATGATTCACCATTAAACAGGATTTATTTTCAAAATGTATGTTTGAATTTGGCTTAGTGAAATGCACTGGCAGCCCAAATTTGATTGTGGCGTAAAGACTGCGCACCGGGCGAAGCGATTCCAACAAAGTGAAACTTTCCTAGTGAATAATGCGGATTAAACCAAGTTTAAACACCCACAAAAGCGTTTCTGCAAAATCAAAGGTACTATGATGAATGGCCGTGTCATAAAATCAACCGGGAAATGGTACAGTGTGCTGTCTCTTTCTGATACCGAAACCGTGATACAGTGTCAGATTCCGGGGAAATTTCGCCTGCGGGAGCTCAAACAAACCAATCCTATTGCCGTGGGCGATGTGGTGCGCTACCGCGAACTTGAAGACGGCAGCGGACTAATTGAAGAAATTGATGTGCGAAAAAATAAAATTTCCCGAAAAGCTACGCACGGCAGAAAAGGAGAGCATATTCTGGTTTCAAATGTGGATCAGGCTTTTGTGGTGCAGGCGGTACAGCAACCGCAGTTTCGCACAGGCTTCATCGACCGCTTCATCATTAGCGCGGAAGCCCATCACATCAGGCCGCTCATCATCCTGAACAAAACTGATTTAGGCACGGATGAAGACGCTGACCTTGTGGCAAACATGCTCAAAATATATGACAGTCTCTCCTATGAAGTTTTGCTGACGAGCATTTATGATGAAGAAAGCATTGCCGAATTGCAGGATTGCATGAAAGACAAGACTTCTGTTTTTATCGGTCCTTCGGGTACCGGCAAAACAAGTTTACTGAATGCGGTGCAGCCCGGCCTGAACCGCACCGTTTCTGCGGTTTCCTCCTTTTCGAATAAAGGGAAGCATACCACAACCTTCGCGGAACTCATCCCCCTGCATTTTGGCGGATATCTGGCCGATACACCCGGTATCCGTGAATTCGGCCTCGTAGGTTTTGATTTGAATGAAATTGCAGGCTTTTTCCCCGAGATGCGGGAGCGTCAGCAAAACTGCCGATTTTACAATTGCACGCACCTTCACGAGCCCGGATGTGCCGTAATGGAAGCCTTTAAGGCCGGTGAAATTGCGGCTTCACGATATGAATCCTACATCAATATCTATGAATCCCT
This genomic stretch from Cyclonatronum proteinivorum harbors:
- the rsgA gene encoding ribosome small subunit-dependent GTPase A produces the protein MMNGRVIKSTGKWYSVLSLSDTETVIQCQIPGKFRLRELKQTNPIAVGDVVRYRELEDGSGLIEEIDVRKNKISRKATHGRKGEHILVSNVDQAFVVQAVQQPQFRTGFIDRFIISAEAHHIRPLIILNKTDLGTDEDADLVANMLKIYDSLSYEVLLTSIYDEESIAELQDCMKDKTSVFIGPSGTGKTSLLNAVQPGLNRTVSAVSSFSNKGKHTTTFAELIPLHFGGYLADTPGIREFGLVGFDLNEIAGFFPEMRERQQNCRFYNCTHLHEPGCAVMEAFKAGEIAASRYESYINIYESLEDENRSAGSRKRG